The following are from one region of the Andrena cerasifolii isolate SP2316 chromosome 1, iyAndCera1_principal, whole genome shotgun sequence genome:
- the LOC143378886 gene encoding uncharacterized protein LOC143378886 isoform X5 has product MIVVEQKRTVAQKIPKQARAMRMILVILIFSSGTVFSKYYEKRRFDRSVYDGLESITTDERSFKKQRIFTDYETHFRAYNGKYENDCYLEKLNDDTAATGLPGHQLHQEEEASKVLYASTGALTKLEAWRIAGGRIVDFCQGRNIILLQNTVPIPEQTADPFFNIIPRDENDIVSRRVADVVLTPLISRAKRQIALEERQRLNENAKQTRVRRQAQQPRGRFRGQTQSQYLTVGSDDQKEGKAEAEATQQSSRAVVSGSRGMGQAQSMSMGSTGCEDCPKYPIEGAPERYLQLPASTGIGTNYPGTTSRTGGGNLPGTSVGGTNGFPGVIPPNGQARGNLVYPGAIIPGTATGVTYPGPASPGSRITDGGNVYPGTVAPSGGVVPGSATIGGGETYPGGIMPGSTATRGGGAYPGSVSGTTTGGGVAYPGNVPGGVPYPANVPGTTTGSGAVYPGSITGTTTGGGAVYPANIPGTTTRGGAAYPGNVPGTTTGGGAIYPGSVPGTSAGGSAVYPGSVPGTTTRGGAAYPGNVPGTTTGGGAIYPGSVPGTSTAGGGVYPGSVPGTTTGGGAIYPGSVPGTTTGGGAVYPGNVPSTTTGGGVAYPGNVPGGGVPYPGNVPGGSVPYPASVSGGGVPYPGSVPGTATGNGVVYPSSVPGGTTGGGVPYPSNMAGATAGGRVIYPGSVPGTATGGGVTYLDNVPGTPRGGGVIYPGSLPAGTMYIDGANYPRTAPGGSGVYPSNVPSTPTIGGVIYPGNIVPDSRTGTIYPEGAKPTSDGSYLSNIKKGETVPGQLITESKALADSKIYPTGQVSSPTGNRVMYPGMTIPGSLPGGIPSGTTTTGGEGGINYPSGVSPPAGQMRENVYYPGSIVPGSETGGRIMPGIPGIMPTGTGTYPESVVPGTAGHFVTGDQRSYPGGIAGTDGTGLYPQGTLSGTNVPNYGHNAIGTGSSSGANTMASYPDGTQGKAGQIGTGQSGISYPNGVMQYPGANMIQQPGAEKYPSSAAVVPPDYLPQQVQYPPGTVTWHDGQHQAIPDMTGGRASDGINRQGVGQYPSPGQIVGQQYPGLQHPTGTGSTTGTTGVSQYYQQASVPTREDDNSDSQASSSVKQIDSGTQASASAQGRYGEGTSQSQVTGTYSGSGSFSAQAGSSDVNKSVQTEITGNKDGATSNSQGTGGYGKSQAQVQLDSESGGTSTGAQSSGWNHGTNSQVQASSRGGMADAQANGEGSTSSQAQIGFQPYLKTDEKIERHSRPFQGGGTASAQSGTHRGQSQSQLEGSFQYGITYTGAAQAGSGSGAAASRKPFNFSHTDTELFKPFKPYNTQVAKNNKSEVANTSSDIDYEYNQEKRQQGLQTSSSSRKTVVTNATVENSQDRPNSKHNHSVEKSVHDTADNYDEEYYDEDYDNAQTQTAMSSKLSKAPFPEPNNSDHQSQTIHFTTGNQYDVRVNQDSNTAQDSDMFQPGQSLSGYTIPPGFRGRVTSVAGDETIAHGDGTSQSQTVSLTPVEPSITRENKSPLSETRSLKTTHERLIENHVLSKEKLHRTNSPKTRNQQNSMEYSKPITNMQIKPSYYTVTNSFAGKMDGSRNPRRKYEHRYYTKSSTCGYFTFSCNVVYGSNGRTKICKPKLPTHPDGTPMKC; this is encoded by the exons ATGATAGTTGTCGAGCAAAAGCGAACAGTCGCACAGAAGATCCCGAAGCAGGCTCGAGCCATGCGGATGATCCTTGTCATCCTGATCTTCTCCTCGGGAACGGTGTTCTCCAAGTACTAT GAAAAGAGGCGTTTCGACCGCTCCGTTTACGATGGTCTCGAAAGCATTACCACCGACGAGCGTTCGTTTAAAAAACAGAGGATATTCACCGACTATGAGACG CACTTCAGAGCGTACAACGGTAAATACGAGAACGATTGTTACTTGGAGAAACTGAACGATGATACCGCTGCGACAGGGCTTCCAGGACATCAATTGCACCAAGAAGAAGAGGCATCGAAAGTACTCTATGCGTCCACCGGAGCTTTAACGAAATTAGAA GCATGGCGGATCGCTGGGGGTAGGATAGTCGATTTCTGCCAAGGTCGCAACATTATCTTGCTACAAAATACGGTACCAATACCGGAGCAAACGGCAGATCCGTTCTTTAATATAATTCCGCGAGATGAAAACGATATCGTGTCGAGGCGAGTAGCTGACGTGGTGCTAACGCCTTTGATAAGTCGAGCCAAACGACAAATCGCACTTGAAGAACGACAGAGGCTTAACGAGAATGCCAAGCAAACTCGTGTACGACGTCAAGCACAGCAACCTCGCGGAAGATTCCGAGGGCAGACGCAATCGCAGTACTTAACCGTCGGCAGCGACGATCAAAAAGAGGGCAAAGCCGAGGCTGAAGCTACTCAGCAATCTTCACGCGCAGTTGTCA GTGGAAGCCGTGGTATGGGTCAAGCGCAAAGTATGTCGATGGGCAGTACTGGATGCGAAGATTGCCCCAAATACCCAATTGAGGGTGCTCCGGAGAGATACCTTCAACTACCAGCTTCTACGGGTATTGGTACGAATTATCCTGGGACTACATCAAGAACTGGAGGCGGGAACCTTCCAG GGACATCTGTGGGCGGAACTAATGGTTTCCCTGGTGTTATTCCGCCAAACGGACAAGCCAGAGGTAATTTAGTTTACCCTGGTGCCATTATTCCTGGAACAGCGACGGGTGTAACTTACCCTGGTCCTGCTTCACCGGGTTCTAGAATAACAGATGGAGGAAACGTGTATCCGGGAACTGTTGCACCAAGTGGTGGCGTTGTACCAGGTAGTGCGACAATTGGAGGAGGTGAAACTTATCCAGGTGGAATTATGCCAGGAAGTACTGCAACTAGAGGTGGTGGTGCTTATCCTGGCAGTGTGTCTGGTACTACAACTGGAGGTGGTGTAGCTTATCCTGGCAATGTACCTGGTGGTGTACCGTATCCTGCCAATGTACCTGGTACTACAACTGGAAGTGGTGCAGTTTATCCTGGAAGTATAACTGGCACTACAACTGGAGGTGGTGCAGTATATCCTGCCAATATACCTGGTACCACAACTCGAGGTGGTGCAGCATATCCTGGAAATGTACCTGGCACTACAACTGGAGGTGGTGCAATTTATCCTGGAAGTGTACCTGGCACTTCTGCTGGAGGTAGTGCAGTTTATCCTGGGAGTGTACCTGGTACTACAACTCGAGGTGGTGCAGCATATCCTGGAAATGTACCTGGCACTACAACTGGAGGTGGTGCAATTTATCCTGGAAGTGTACCTGGAACTTCTACTGCAGGTGGTGGAGTTTATCCTGGGAGTGTACCTGGCACTACAACTGGAGGTGGTGCAATTTATCCTGGAAGTGTACCTGGCACTACAACTGGAGGTGGTGCAGTTTATCCTGGAAATGTACCTAGCACTACAACTGGAGGTGGTGTAGCTTATCCCGGCAATGTACCTGGTGGTGGTGTACCGTATCCCGGCAATGTACCTGGAGGTAGTGTACCGTATCCTGCCAGTGTATCTGGAGGTGGCGTACCTTATCCTGGAAGTGTACCTGGTACAGCAACTGGAAATGGTGTAGTTTATCCTAGCAGTGTACCCGGTGGTACAACTGGAGGTGGTGTACCTTATCCTAGCAATATGGCTGGTGCTACAGCTGGGGGTCGCGTAATTTATCCTGGCAGTGTACCTGGTACTGCTACTGGAGGTGGCGTAACTTATCTTGATAATGTACCCGGGACCCCAAGAGGAGGTGGCGTAATTTATCCAGGCAGTTTACCTGCTGGTACAATGTATATAGACGGTGCAAATTATCCTCGCACTGCACCTGGAGGTAGTGGTGTTTACCCTAGTAATGTACCCAGTACTCCAACAATAGGTGGTGTAATTTACCCTGGCAATATTGTACCAGACAGCAGAACAGGAACCATTTACCCAGAAGGCGCGAAACCAACAAGTGACGGGAGTTATTTGAGTAATATAAAGAAAGGAGAAACTGTTCCTGGTCAACTTATAACAGAATCAAAAGCATTAGCAGATAGCAAAATATATCCCACTGGTCAGGTTTCTAGCCCAACGGGGAATAGAGTTATGTATCCTGGTATGACTATACCGGGATCTTTACCAGGCGGCATTCCAAGTGGAACTACCACAACAGGTGGCGAAGGTGGTATTAATTATCCTAGCGGCGTTTCACCTCCAGCTGGCCAAATGAGAGAAAATGTATATTATCCAGGAAGCATAGTACCAGGGTCAGAAACTGGTGGTCGCATTATGCCAGGAATACCTGGTATAATGCCAACAGGAACTGGTACTTATCCGGAAAGTGTTGTTCCAGGAACAGCAGGACATTTCGTAACTGGTGATCAAAGGAGTTATCCCGGAGGTATTGCAGGAACTGATGGTACAGGATTATATCCACAAGGTACTCTCTCAGGAACTAATGTGCCAAACTATGGTCATAACGCCATTGGAACAGGTTCTTCTTCTGGTGCTAATACAATGGCATCTTATCCTGACGGGACCCAGGGTAAAGCTGGGCAAATTGGAACTGGTCAATCAGGAATATCTTATCCTAATGGTGTAATGCAATATCCAGGAGCCAATATGATTCAGCAGCCTGGAGCAGAAAAATATCCAAGCAGTGCTGCGGTAGTTCCTCCCGATTATCTGCCACAACAAGTACAATACCCTCCAGGTACTGTAACGTGGCACGACGGACAACATCAGGCAATCCCTGATATGACAGGAGGGCGTGCATCGGATGGAATTAACAGACAAGGAGTGGGACAATATCCAAGCCCGGGACAAATTGTTGGACAACAGTATCCGGGACTGCAGCATCCAACTGGAACAGGATCCACGACAGGCACCACAGGAGTATCTCAGTATTATCAACAAGCTAGTGTACCGACTAGGGAAGATGATAACTCTGATTCTCAGGCGTCTAGTTCAGTGAAACAGATTGACTCAGGTACTCAAGCAAGTGCGTCAGCTCAAGGAAGATACGGAGAAGGTACATCCCAGTCTCAAGTAACAGGTACATATAGTGGCTCTGGATCATTCTCGGCTCAAGCTGGTAGCAGCGAcgttaataaaagtgttcaaaCTGAGATTACTGGTAACAAAGATGGTGCTACAAGTAATTCTCAAGGGACGGGTGGTTACGGAAAAAGTCAAGCACAAGTTCAGTTGGATTCTGAATCCGGTGGTACTTCAACAGGCGCACAGAGCAGTGGTTGGAATCACGGTACGAATTCTCAGGTGCAGGCAAGCTCGAGAGGTGGGATGGCAGATGCCCAAGCAAACGGCGAAGGAAGTACTTCGAGCCAAGCGCAAATCGGTTTTCAACCTTATCTCAAGACAGACGAGAAAATTGAGAGACACTCGAGACCTTTCCAGGGAGGTGGAACAGCCTCTGCTCAAAGTGGCACGCATAGAGGTCAATCTCAGTCTCAACTCGAAGGCTCCTTCCAATATGGAATTACTTATACTGGCGCTGCACAAGCAGGCTCAGGCTCTGGCGCAGCTGCTTCTAGAAAACCATTTAATTTTAGTCACACAGATACTGAACTATTCAAACCGTTTAAGCCATATAACACACAGGTCGCAAAGAATAATAAGAGCGAGGTAGCAAATACATCTTCCGACATTGATTATGAGTATAATCAAGAGAAACGTCAGCAAGGTTTACAGACAAGTTCGAGTTCCCGAAAAACAGTGGTCACCAATGCGACGGTAGAAAACTCTCAGGACAGGCCCAATAGTAAACACAATCATTCTGTCGAGAAATCAGTACATGATACTGCAGATAACTACGACGAAGAATATTATGATGAAGATTATGATAACGCACAGACGCAAACTGCAATGAGCTCGAAACTTTCGAAAGCTCCATTTCCAGAACCAAATAATAGCGATCATCAATCGCAAACAATACACTTTACAACTGGAAATCAATACGATGTTCGTGTGAATCAAGATTCCAACACAGCGCAGGATAGTGATATGTTTCAACCAGGGCAGTCGCTATCAGGGTACACGATACCGCCTGGTTTCCGTGGCAGAGTAACATCTGTAGCTGGTGATGAAACTATAGCTCACGGCGATGGAACGTCTCAATCTCAAACGGTTTCTTTGACTCCCGTAGAACCAAGCATTACTCGTGAGAATAAATCACCGTTATCAGAAACCAGATCGCTTAAAACCACTCATGAAAGATTAATTGAGAATCATGTTTTATCCAAGGAGAAACTTCACAGAACTAACTCTCCTAAAACACGAAATCAACAAAACTCCATGGAATATTCTAAGCCTATTACTAATATGCAAATAAAGCCAAGCTATTACACAGTAACGAACAGCTTCGCTGGCAAAATGGATGGTAGTAGAAATCCACGAAGGAAATATGAGCATCGTTATTATACTAAAAGCTCGACTTGCGGATATTTTACATTCTCTTGCAATGTTGTGTACGGTTCTAACGGGAGGACAAAAATCTGTAAACCCAAATTGCCAACGCACCCTGATGGCACGCCTATGAAATGTTAA
- the LOC143378886 gene encoding uncharacterized protein LOC143378886 isoform X7 — protein sequence MIVVEQKRTVAQKIPKQARAMRMILVILIFSSGTVFSKYYEKRRFDRSVYDGLESITTDERSFKKQRIFTDYETHFRAYNGKYENDCYLEKLNDDTAATGLPGHQLHQEEEASKVLYASTGALTKLEAWRIAGGRIVDFCQGRNIILLQNTVPIPEQTADPFFNIIPRDENDIVSRRVADVVLTPLISRAKRQIALEERQRLNENAKQTRVRRQAQQPRGRFRGQTQSQYLTVGSDDQKEGKAEAEATQQSSRAVVSGSRGMGQAQSMSMGSTGCEDCPKYPIEGAPERYLQLPASTGIGTNYPGTTSRTGGGNLPGSMIPYRSTMLEGRVVPAEVEPNSRTFLGILPGTSVGGTNGFPGVIPPNGQARGNLVYPGAIIPGTATGVTYPGPASPGSRITDGGNVYPGTVAPSGGVVPGSATIGGGETYPGGIMPGSTATRGGGAYPGSVSGTTTGGGVAYPGNVPGGGAAYPGNVPGTTTGGGAIYPGSVPGTSAGGSAVYPGSVPGTTTRGGAAYPGNVPGTTTGGGAIYPGSVPGTSTAGGGVYPGSVPGTTTGGGAIYPGSVPGTTTGGGAVYPGNVPSTTTGGGVAYPGNVPGGGVPYPGNVPGGSVPYPASVSGGGVPYPGSVPGTATGNGVVYPSSVPGGTTGGGVPYPSNMAGATAGGRVIYPGSVPGTATGGGVTYLDNVPGTPRGGGVIYPGSLPAGTMYIDGANYPRTAPGGSGVYPSNVPSTPTIGGVIYPGNIVPDSRTGTIYPEGAKPTSDGSYLSNIKKGETVPGQLITESKALADSKIYPTGQVSSPTGNRVMYPGMTIPGSLPGGIPSGTTTTGGEGGINYPSGVSPPAGQMRENVYYPGSIVPGSETGGRIMPGIPGIMPTGTGTYPESVVPGTAGHFVTGDQRSYPGGIAGTDGTGLYPQGTLSGTNVPNYGHNAIGTGSSSGANTMASYPDGTQGKAGQIGTGQSGISYPNGVMQYPGANMIQQPGAEKYPSSAAVVPPDYLPQQVQYPPGTVTWHDGQHQAIPDMTGGRASDGINRQGVGQYPSPGQIVGQQYPGLQHPTGTGSTTGTTGVSQYYQQASVPTREDDNSDSQASSSVKQIDSGTQASASAQGRYGEGTSQSQVTGTYSGSGSFSAQAGSSDVNKSVQTEITGNKDGATSNSQGTGGYGKSQAQVQLDSESGGTSTGAQSSGWNHGTNSQVQASSRGGMADAQANGEGSTSSQAQIGFQPYLKTDEKIERHSRPFQGGGTASAQSGTHRGQSQSQLEGSFQYGITYTGAAQAGSGSGAAASRKPFNFSHTDTELFKPFKPYNTQVAKNNKSEVANTSSDIDYEYNQEKRQQGLQTSSSSRKTVVTNATVENSQDRPNSKHNHSVEKSVHDTADNYDEEYYDEDYDNAQTQTAMSSKLSKAPFPEPNNSDHQSQTIHFTTGNQYDVRVNQDSNTAQDSDMFQPGQSLSGYTIPPGFRGRVTSVAGDETIAHGDGTSQSQTVSLTPVEPSITRENKSPLSETRSLKTTHERLIENHVLSKEKLHRTNSPKTRNQQNSMEYSKPITNMQIKPSYYTVTNSFAGKMDGSRNPRRKYEHRYYTKSSTCGYFTFSCNVVYGSNGRTKICKPKLPTHPDGTPMKC from the exons ATGATAGTTGTCGAGCAAAAGCGAACAGTCGCACAGAAGATCCCGAAGCAGGCTCGAGCCATGCGGATGATCCTTGTCATCCTGATCTTCTCCTCGGGAACGGTGTTCTCCAAGTACTAT GAAAAGAGGCGTTTCGACCGCTCCGTTTACGATGGTCTCGAAAGCATTACCACCGACGAGCGTTCGTTTAAAAAACAGAGGATATTCACCGACTATGAGACG CACTTCAGAGCGTACAACGGTAAATACGAGAACGATTGTTACTTGGAGAAACTGAACGATGATACCGCTGCGACAGGGCTTCCAGGACATCAATTGCACCAAGAAGAAGAGGCATCGAAAGTACTCTATGCGTCCACCGGAGCTTTAACGAAATTAGAA GCATGGCGGATCGCTGGGGGTAGGATAGTCGATTTCTGCCAAGGTCGCAACATTATCTTGCTACAAAATACGGTACCAATACCGGAGCAAACGGCAGATCCGTTCTTTAATATAATTCCGCGAGATGAAAACGATATCGTGTCGAGGCGAGTAGCTGACGTGGTGCTAACGCCTTTGATAAGTCGAGCCAAACGACAAATCGCACTTGAAGAACGACAGAGGCTTAACGAGAATGCCAAGCAAACTCGTGTACGACGTCAAGCACAGCAACCTCGCGGAAGATTCCGAGGGCAGACGCAATCGCAGTACTTAACCGTCGGCAGCGACGATCAAAAAGAGGGCAAAGCCGAGGCTGAAGCTACTCAGCAATCTTCACGCGCAGTTGTCA GTGGAAGCCGTGGTATGGGTCAAGCGCAAAGTATGTCGATGGGCAGTACTGGATGCGAAGATTGCCCCAAATACCCAATTGAGGGTGCTCCGGAGAGATACCTTCAACTACCAGCTTCTACGGGTATTGGTACGAATTATCCTGGGACTACATCAAGAACTGGAGGCGGGAACCTTCCAGGTAGCATGATACCATATAGGAGTACAATGCTAGAAGGCAGAGTTGTTCCTGCAGAGGTCGAACCAAATAGTCGAACCTTTCTCGGTATTCTTCCAGGGACATCTGTGGGCGGAACTAATGGTTTCCCTGGTGTTATTCCGCCAAACGGACAAGCCAGAGGTAATTTAGTTTACCCTGGTGCCATTATTCCTGGAACAGCGACGGGTGTAACTTACCCTGGTCCTGCTTCACCGGGTTCTAGAATAACAGATGGAGGAAACGTGTATCCGGGAACTGTTGCACCAAGTGGTGGCGTTGTACCAGGTAGTGCGACAATTGGAGGAGGTGAAACTTATCCAGGTGGAATTATGCCAGGAAGTACTGCAACTAGAGGTGGTGGTGCTTATCCTGGCAGTGTGTCTGGTACTACAACTGGAGGTGGTGTAGCTTATCCTGGCAATGTACCTGGTG GTGGTGCAGCATATCCTGGAAATGTACCTGGCACTACAACTGGAGGTGGTGCAATTTATCCTGGAAGTGTACCTGGCACTTCTGCTGGAGGTAGTGCAGTTTATCCTGGGAGTGTACCTGGTACTACAACTCGAGGTGGTGCAGCATATCCTGGAAATGTACCTGGCACTACAACTGGAGGTGGTGCAATTTATCCTGGAAGTGTACCTGGAACTTCTACTGCAGGTGGTGGAGTTTATCCTGGGAGTGTACCTGGCACTACAACTGGAGGTGGTGCAATTTATCCTGGAAGTGTACCTGGCACTACAACTGGAGGTGGTGCAGTTTATCCTGGAAATGTACCTAGCACTACAACTGGAGGTGGTGTAGCTTATCCCGGCAATGTACCTGGTGGTGGTGTACCGTATCCCGGCAATGTACCTGGAGGTAGTGTACCGTATCCTGCCAGTGTATCTGGAGGTGGCGTACCTTATCCTGGAAGTGTACCTGGTACAGCAACTGGAAATGGTGTAGTTTATCCTAGCAGTGTACCCGGTGGTACAACTGGAGGTGGTGTACCTTATCCTAGCAATATGGCTGGTGCTACAGCTGGGGGTCGCGTAATTTATCCTGGCAGTGTACCTGGTACTGCTACTGGAGGTGGCGTAACTTATCTTGATAATGTACCCGGGACCCCAAGAGGAGGTGGCGTAATTTATCCAGGCAGTTTACCTGCTGGTACAATGTATATAGACGGTGCAAATTATCCTCGCACTGCACCTGGAGGTAGTGGTGTTTACCCTAGTAATGTACCCAGTACTCCAACAATAGGTGGTGTAATTTACCCTGGCAATATTGTACCAGACAGCAGAACAGGAACCATTTACCCAGAAGGCGCGAAACCAACAAGTGACGGGAGTTATTTGAGTAATATAAAGAAAGGAGAAACTGTTCCTGGTCAACTTATAACAGAATCAAAAGCATTAGCAGATAGCAAAATATATCCCACTGGTCAGGTTTCTAGCCCAACGGGGAATAGAGTTATGTATCCTGGTATGACTATACCGGGATCTTTACCAGGCGGCATTCCAAGTGGAACTACCACAACAGGTGGCGAAGGTGGTATTAATTATCCTAGCGGCGTTTCACCTCCAGCTGGCCAAATGAGAGAAAATGTATATTATCCAGGAAGCATAGTACCAGGGTCAGAAACTGGTGGTCGCATTATGCCAGGAATACCTGGTATAATGCCAACAGGAACTGGTACTTATCCGGAAAGTGTTGTTCCAGGAACAGCAGGACATTTCGTAACTGGTGATCAAAGGAGTTATCCCGGAGGTATTGCAGGAACTGATGGTACAGGATTATATCCACAAGGTACTCTCTCAGGAACTAATGTGCCAAACTATGGTCATAACGCCATTGGAACAGGTTCTTCTTCTGGTGCTAATACAATGGCATCTTATCCTGACGGGACCCAGGGTAAAGCTGGGCAAATTGGAACTGGTCAATCAGGAATATCTTATCCTAATGGTGTAATGCAATATCCAGGAGCCAATATGATTCAGCAGCCTGGAGCAGAAAAATATCCAAGCAGTGCTGCGGTAGTTCCTCCCGATTATCTGCCACAACAAGTACAATACCCTCCAGGTACTGTAACGTGGCACGACGGACAACATCAGGCAATCCCTGATATGACAGGAGGGCGTGCATCGGATGGAATTAACAGACAAGGAGTGGGACAATATCCAAGCCCGGGACAAATTGTTGGACAACAGTATCCGGGACTGCAGCATCCAACTGGAACAGGATCCACGACAGGCACCACAGGAGTATCTCAGTATTATCAACAAGCTAGTGTACCGACTAGGGAAGATGATAACTCTGATTCTCAGGCGTCTAGTTCAGTGAAACAGATTGACTCAGGTACTCAAGCAAGTGCGTCAGCTCAAGGAAGATACGGAGAAGGTACATCCCAGTCTCAAGTAACAGGTACATATAGTGGCTCTGGATCATTCTCGGCTCAAGCTGGTAGCAGCGAcgttaataaaagtgttcaaaCTGAGATTACTGGTAACAAAGATGGTGCTACAAGTAATTCTCAAGGGACGGGTGGTTACGGAAAAAGTCAAGCACAAGTTCAGTTGGATTCTGAATCCGGTGGTACTTCAACAGGCGCACAGAGCAGTGGTTGGAATCACGGTACGAATTCTCAGGTGCAGGCAAGCTCGAGAGGTGGGATGGCAGATGCCCAAGCAAACGGCGAAGGAAGTACTTCGAGCCAAGCGCAAATCGGTTTTCAACCTTATCTCAAGACAGACGAGAAAATTGAGAGACACTCGAGACCTTTCCAGGGAGGTGGAACAGCCTCTGCTCAAAGTGGCACGCATAGAGGTCAATCTCAGTCTCAACTCGAAGGCTCCTTCCAATATGGAATTACTTATACTGGCGCTGCACAAGCAGGCTCAGGCTCTGGCGCAGCTGCTTCTAGAAAACCATTTAATTTTAGTCACACAGATACTGAACTATTCAAACCGTTTAAGCCATATAACACACAGGTCGCAAAGAATAATAAGAGCGAGGTAGCAAATACATCTTCCGACATTGATTATGAGTATAATCAAGAGAAACGTCAGCAAGGTTTACAGACAAGTTCGAGTTCCCGAAAAACAGTGGTCACCAATGCGACGGTAGAAAACTCTCAGGACAGGCCCAATAGTAAACACAATCATTCTGTCGAGAAATCAGTACATGATACTGCAGATAACTACGACGAAGAATATTATGATGAAGATTATGATAACGCACAGACGCAAACTGCAATGAGCTCGAAACTTTCGAAAGCTCCATTTCCAGAACCAAATAATAGCGATCATCAATCGCAAACAATACACTTTACAACTGGAAATCAATACGATGTTCGTGTGAATCAAGATTCCAACACAGCGCAGGATAGTGATATGTTTCAACCAGGGCAGTCGCTATCAGGGTACACGATACCGCCTGGTTTCCGTGGCAGAGTAACATCTGTAGCTGGTGATGAAACTATAGCTCACGGCGATGGAACGTCTCAATCTCAAACGGTTTCTTTGACTCCCGTAGAACCAAGCATTACTCGTGAGAATAAATCACCGTTATCAGAAACCAGATCGCTTAAAACCACTCATGAAAGATTAATTGAGAATCATGTTTTATCCAAGGAGAAACTTCACAGAACTAACTCTCCTAAAACACGAAATCAACAAAACTCCATGGAATATTCTAAGCCTATTACTAATATGCAAATAAAGCCAAGCTATTACACAGTAACGAACAGCTTCGCTGGCAAAATGGATGGTAGTAGAAATCCACGAAGGAAATATGAGCATCGTTATTATACTAAAAGCTCGACTTGCGGATATTTTACATTCTCTTGCAATGTTGTGTACGGTTCTAACGGGAGGACAAAAATCTGTAAACCCAAATTGCCAACGCACCCTGATGGCACGCCTATGAAATGTTAA